In one Bradyrhizobium sp. 4 genomic region, the following are encoded:
- a CDS encoding FAD-dependent oxidoreductase: MTYKNFKVETDSDGIALVTWDIPGRSMNVLDETSTNELDAIVKATTADARVKGVVITSAKEAFCAGADLSMLEGMNQAYAKVFGEQGETAANQMLFEQSRRFSQVLRSIETSGKPWAAAINGLALGGGFEITLCCHYRVAAENPKTRLGLPEVKVGLFPGAGGTQRVPRLVPPQDAMTILLKGDPVTIEKAKALNLIHAVVPAADLIKAAKDWIKGGGKAVAPWDEKGFKLPGGPVFSKAGMMMFPAGNAIYRRETYDNYPAARAIMSCVYEGLQLPIDAALRVESRYFTSVLRSKEAAAMIRSLFLSMQELNKGARRPKDVPPTKVKKIAVIGAGFMGASVGYVSARAGLDVVLIDRDQESADKGKAHAQKVIEEQIKKGRAKPGDAEALLARITPTADYSALKDVDLVIEAVFEDRKVKADTFAKAQEHMKPDVIFASNTSTLPISSLAESFKDQGRFVGIHFFSPVEKMMLVEIIQGKNTGDLAIATALDYVRQIGKTPIVVNDSRGFFANRCVGRYVAEGNEMFLEGVPPAMIENCAKMAGMPVGPLSLSDEVALDLGLKIMKATEADLGPNAINPDQKKLMVEMVEKQGRLGRKNSKGFYDYPEKGKGQKSLWPGLSALQPKQLDPDTLDVEELKQRFLVVQAVEAARTVEDHVITDPREADVGSILGFGFAPFTGGTLSYIDFMGPKKFVELCHKLEAKYGSRFTPPKLLEEMAAKGETFYGRFAPKKAAA, translated from the coding sequence ATGACTTACAAGAACTTCAAGGTTGAGACCGATTCCGACGGCATCGCGCTCGTCACCTGGGACATTCCGGGCCGTTCGATGAACGTGCTCGACGAGACCTCGACCAACGAGCTCGACGCGATCGTCAAGGCGACCACGGCGGATGCTAGGGTTAAGGGCGTCGTCATCACCTCTGCAAAGGAGGCGTTCTGCGCCGGCGCGGACCTGTCCATGCTCGAGGGCATGAACCAGGCCTACGCAAAAGTGTTTGGGGAGCAGGGCGAGACCGCCGCGAACCAGATGCTGTTCGAGCAGAGCCGACGCTTCTCGCAGGTGCTGCGCTCGATCGAAACCTCCGGTAAGCCGTGGGCGGCGGCGATCAACGGCCTCGCGCTCGGCGGCGGTTTCGAGATCACGCTGTGCTGCCACTATCGCGTGGCGGCGGAGAATCCCAAGACCCGCCTCGGCCTGCCCGAGGTCAAGGTTGGCCTGTTCCCGGGCGCCGGCGGCACGCAGCGCGTGCCGCGCCTGGTGCCGCCGCAGGACGCGATGACGATCCTGCTCAAGGGCGATCCGGTCACGATCGAGAAAGCCAAGGCGCTGAATCTGATTCACGCCGTCGTTCCCGCCGCCGATCTCATCAAGGCGGCAAAGGACTGGATCAAGGGCGGCGGCAAGGCCGTTGCGCCCTGGGACGAGAAGGGCTTCAAGCTGCCAGGCGGCCCGGTGTTCTCCAAGGCCGGCATGATGATGTTCCCCGCCGGCAACGCGATCTATCGCCGCGAGACCTACGACAATTATCCGGCCGCACGCGCGATCATGAGCTGCGTCTATGAGGGCCTGCAGCTGCCGATCGACGCCGCATTGCGCGTGGAATCGCGCTACTTCACCTCGGTGCTGCGCTCGAAGGAAGCGGCGGCGATGATCCGCAGCCTGTTCCTGTCGATGCAGGAATTGAACAAGGGTGCGCGCCGTCCGAAGGATGTGCCGCCGACCAAGGTGAAGAAGATCGCCGTGATCGGCGCCGGCTTCATGGGTGCGAGCGTCGGCTATGTCTCGGCCCGTGCCGGCCTCGACGTCGTCCTGATCGATCGCGACCAGGAGAGCGCCGACAAGGGCAAGGCGCATGCGCAAAAGGTGATCGAGGAGCAGATCAAGAAGGGCCGCGCCAAGCCCGGTGACGCAGAAGCGCTGCTCGCCCGCATCACGCCGACCGCGGACTATTCCGCGCTGAAGGACGTCGATCTCGTCATCGAGGCCGTGTTCGAGGACCGCAAGGTCAAGGCTGATACCTTTGCCAAGGCGCAGGAGCATATGAAGCCGGACGTGATCTTCGCGTCCAACACCTCGACGCTTCCGATCAGCTCGCTGGCGGAATCCTTCAAGGACCAGGGCCGGTTCGTCGGCATCCACTTCTTCTCGCCGGTCGAGAAGATGATGCTGGTCGAGATCATCCAGGGCAAGAACACCGGCGATCTCGCGATCGCGACCGCGCTCGATTACGTCCGGCAGATCGGCAAGACGCCGATCGTCGTCAACGACTCCAGAGGCTTCTTCGCCAATCGCTGCGTCGGCCGCTACGTCGCCGAAGGCAACGAGATGTTCCTCGAAGGCGTGCCGCCCGCGATGATCGAGAACTGCGCCAAGATGGCCGGCATGCCGGTCGGCCCGCTCTCGCTGTCGGACGAGGTGGCGCTCGACCTCGGTCTCAAGATCATGAAGGCGACGGAAGCCGACCTCGGCCCCAACGCCATCAATCCCGATCAGAAGAAGCTGATGGTGGAAATGGTCGAGAAGCAGGGCCGTCTCGGCCGCAAGAACAGCAAGGGTTTTTACGACTACCCCGAGAAAGGCAAGGGTCAGAAGAGCCTGTGGCCGGGCCTCTCCGCGCTGCAGCCCAAGCAGCTCGATCCTGATACCCTCGACGTCGAGGAGCTGAAGCAGCGCTTCCTGGTGGTGCAGGCGGTGGAGGCCGCGCGCACGGTGGAGGACCACGTCATCACCGATCCGCGTGAGGCGGATGTCGGCTCGATCCTCGGCTTCGGCTTCGCGCCGTTCACCGGTGGCACGCTGTCCTACATCGACTTCATGGGTCCCAAGAAGTTCGTCGAGCTTTGCCACAAGCTGGAAGCGAAATACGGCTCGCGCTTCACCCCGCCGAAGCTCCTCGAGGAGATGGCCGCGAAGGGAGAAACCTTCTACGGCCGCTTCGCGCCGAAGAAGGCGGCCGCGTGA
- the gstA gene encoding glutathione transferase GstA: MKLYYSPGACSLSPHIALLEAGLPYELVKVDIRAKKLENGEDYLKLNPKGQVPALGLDSGEIVTEGPVIVQMIADQASAKALAPAHGSSERYKLLEWLNFLTSEVHKSFGPMFAPALNDEAKAFFKDRVMGKLKYIDSQLAGRDYLMGKQFTVADGYLFTMLTWGDRMKFDLSAMPNLAAYKTRVAARPQVQEAMKKEGLIQAA; encoded by the coding sequence ATGAAATTGTACTATTCGCCCGGTGCCTGCTCGCTATCCCCCCATATCGCGCTCCTGGAGGCCGGCCTGCCCTATGAACTGGTCAAGGTCGATATCCGGGCCAAGAAGCTCGAAAACGGTGAGGATTATCTGAAGCTGAACCCCAAGGGCCAGGTCCCTGCGCTGGGCCTCGATAGCGGAGAGATCGTGACCGAAGGCCCGGTGATTGTCCAGATGATCGCCGATCAGGCCTCAGCCAAGGCGCTGGCGCCGGCCCACGGCAGCTCCGAGCGCTACAAGCTGCTCGAATGGCTGAACTTCCTCACCTCGGAGGTCCACAAGAGCTTCGGCCCGATGTTCGCGCCGGCGCTGAACGACGAGGCCAAGGCCTTCTTCAAGGACCGCGTCATGGGCAAGCTGAAATACATCGACAGCCAGCTCGCCGGCCGCGACTACCTCATGGGCAAGCAGTTCACGGTGGCCGACGGTTATCTCTTCACGATGCTGACCTGGGGCGACCGGATGAAGTTCGACCTCTCGGCGATGCCGAACCTTGCCGCGTACAAGACCCGCGTCGCGGCGCGGCCGCAGGTGCAGGAAGCGATGAAGAAGGAAGGGCTGATTCAGGCTGCCTGA
- a CDS encoding MarR family winged helix-turn-helix transcriptional regulator gives MKRKPSTEATSAWIRLMRVQSRVLNCVEQDLKKAGFPPLAWYDALLELSRAPSGELRPVELERQMLIPQYSTSRLIDRLVDEGLASRRECKIDKRGQFVEITEAGRELQKRMWGAYSAAIEKYVGSKLSDADAVKLSGLLDRLGCSCGEMKLPPAHVNETTPSR, from the coding sequence ATGAAACGCAAACCATCGACCGAGGCGACTTCCGCCTGGATCCGCTTGATGCGGGTGCAGAGCCGCGTGCTCAATTGCGTCGAGCAGGACCTGAAGAAGGCCGGCTTCCCGCCGTTGGCATGGTATGACGCGCTGCTCGAACTGTCACGGGCGCCCTCGGGCGAGCTCCGGCCGGTCGAACTCGAACGGCAGATGCTGATCCCGCAATATTCGACATCGCGGCTGATCGACCGTCTGGTCGACGAAGGCCTCGCCTCGCGGCGTGAATGCAAGATCGACAAGCGCGGCCAATTCGTGGAGATCACGGAAGCCGGCCGCGAATTGCAGAAGCGGATGTGGGGCGCCTATTCGGCCGCGATCGAGAAATATGTCGGTTCGAAACTGTCCGATGCGGATGCCGTGAAGCTCAGCGGTCTGCTCGACCGTCTCGGCTGCTCGTGCGGCGAGATGAAACTGCCGCCTGCCCACGTCAACGAAACCACGCCGTCGCGATGA
- a CDS encoding glutamate--cysteine ligase — MARDQIDMTPLQSRDELVKWFEEGCKDPSEFRMGTEHEKTPFTLEGHRPVPYEGPRGIGALLEGMKLLLGWEPIMEKGNIIGLYDVTGGGAISLEPGGQFELSGAPVENVHQTQSELMAHLAQVREIATPLGIGFLGLGMTPSWSRADIPVMPKGRYKIMTNYMPKVGQYGLDMMYRTCTVQTNLDFSSEADMVKKLRVSLALQPAATALFANSPFTEGKPNGFLSFRSEIWRDTDNARAGMMPWAFEDGMGFERYVDYALDVPMYFVKRDEDYIDVSGSSFRAFFDGRNNNLPGERPTLSDWANHLSTIFPEVRLKRYLEMRGSDGGPWGRLPALSAFWAGLLYDDVSLDAAWDLVKQWNAHERQALRDDVPRFGFKSRIKDRYLFEIAKECLALAHAGLRRRGRIDQLGRDETRHLEPLDRIIDSGRTPAEEMLDKFKGPWNGSVEPAYAEYAF; from the coding sequence ATGGCGCGAGACCAGATCGATATGACGCCGTTGCAATCGCGTGACGAGCTCGTCAAGTGGTTCGAGGAAGGCTGCAAGGACCCGTCCGAATTCCGCATGGGCACCGAGCATGAGAAGACGCCGTTCACGCTCGAAGGCCACCGCCCGGTGCCCTACGAAGGCCCGCGCGGTATCGGCGCGCTGCTCGAAGGCATGAAACTCCTGCTCGGCTGGGAGCCGATCATGGAGAAGGGCAACATCATCGGCCTCTACGACGTCACCGGCGGCGGCGCGATTTCGCTGGAGCCCGGCGGGCAGTTCGAGCTTTCGGGCGCCCCGGTCGAGAACGTGCACCAGACCCAGAGTGAGCTGATGGCGCATCTGGCGCAGGTGCGCGAGATCGCGACGCCGCTCGGCATCGGCTTTCTCGGGCTCGGCATGACGCCGTCCTGGTCGCGCGCCGACATCCCGGTGATGCCCAAGGGCCGCTACAAGATCATGACCAATTACATGCCGAAGGTCGGCCAGTACGGCCTCGACATGATGTACCGGACCTGCACGGTCCAGACCAATCTCGACTTCTCCTCCGAAGCCGACATGGTCAAGAAGCTGCGTGTCTCGCTCGCGCTCCAGCCAGCCGCAACCGCCTTGTTCGCCAACTCGCCGTTTACCGAGGGCAAGCCGAATGGCTTCCTCTCCTTCCGGTCCGAGATCTGGCGCGACACCGACAACGCGCGTGCCGGCATGATGCCTTGGGCATTCGAGGATGGCATGGGCTTCGAGCGCTATGTCGACTACGCGCTCGACGTGCCCATGTATTTCGTCAAACGCGACGAGGACTACATCGACGTCTCGGGCTCCTCGTTCCGCGCCTTCTTCGATGGCCGCAACAACAATTTGCCCGGGGAACGTCCGACGTTGTCGGATTGGGCCAACCATCTTTCGACGATTTTCCCGGAGGTGCGGCTCAAGCGCTATCTCGAGATGCGCGGCTCTGATGGTGGCCCGTGGGGCCGACTGCCGGCGCTATCGGCGTTCTGGGCCGGGCTGCTCTACGACGATGTGTCGCTGGATGCCGCCTGGGACCTGGTAAAGCAGTGGAACGCGCATGAGCGTCAGGCCCTGCGCGACGACGTGCCGCGCTTCGGCTTCAAGTCGCGGATCAAGGACCGCTATCTGTTCGAGATCGCCAAGGAGTGCCTCGCTTTGGCACATGCAGGCTTGCGCCGGCGCGGCCGGATCGACCAGCTCGGCCGCGACGAGACCAGGCATCTGGAGCCGCTTGACCGCATCATCGATTCCGGCCGCACGCCAGCTGAGGAGATGCTCGACAAGTTCAAGGGCCCGTGGAACGGCTCGGTGGAACCGGCGTACGCGGAATACGCGTTCTAG
- a CDS encoding PAN domain-containing protein yields the protein MGKGRLAVMASVVACAALLSLAFASWPARAQTAFDRPGGDYFSTPVTSGDPEDCALLCERDRRCRSWSFSYPDVEGGSAVCWLKNTVPARVPGSCCISGVRGAGVIEPRVEGVETSIDRPGGDLRNFEMKDGEGEEACKAACTADNKCRAFTYARPGYTGREARCFLKKEIKPPRRKAGFTSGVVR from the coding sequence ATGGGGAAGGGCCGCCTGGCCGTCATGGCAAGCGTCGTGGCCTGCGCCGCGCTGCTTTCGCTCGCGTTTGCGAGCTGGCCTGCGCGCGCCCAGACGGCGTTCGATCGGCCCGGCGGAGACTATTTCAGCACCCCCGTCACGTCGGGCGATCCCGAGGATTGCGCACTGCTGTGCGAGCGCGACCGCCGTTGCCGCTCGTGGAGCTTCAGCTATCCTGACGTCGAAGGCGGCTCGGCGGTGTGCTGGCTGAAGAACACCGTGCCTGCGCGGGTGCCGGGAAGCTGCTGCATCTCCGGTGTGCGCGGCGCCGGCGTGATCGAGCCGCGTGTCGAAGGCGTGGAGACCTCGATCGACCGCCCCGGCGGCGATTTGCGCAATTTCGAGATGAAGGACGGCGAAGGCGAAGAAGCCTGCAAGGCCGCCTGCACCGCCGACAACAAATGCCGCGCCTTCACCTATGCCCGCCCCGGCTACACCGGACGCGAAGCGCGCTGCTTCCTGAAAAAGGAAATCAAGCCGCCGCGGCGGAAGGCGGGGTTCACGTCGGGCGTGGTGCGGTAG
- a CDS encoding nucleotidyltransferase family protein, which translates to MTRDEFLGLALRNPFNAAILDELHRLALPDAWLVAGCLVQTVWNVLTGRPIDHGIADYDVFYFDSDTSWEAEDAVIRKLHAQLAHLSPKVEIRNQARVHLWYPGKHGLPYPPLMRATDGIDRFLTENTQLGIRPAGGDFDVYAPHGFDDVAKLIVRPNRAPNFSAANYVAKAARWKTLWPEITVIAAE; encoded by the coding sequence ATGACCCGCGACGAATTTCTGGGTCTCGCCCTGCGAAATCCGTTCAACGCAGCGATCCTCGATGAACTCCATCGCCTCGCGCTGCCGGATGCGTGGCTCGTCGCGGGCTGCCTGGTGCAGACGGTGTGGAACGTGCTCACGGGCCGCCCGATCGATCACGGCATCGCCGATTACGACGTGTTCTATTTCGATTCCGACACCTCATGGGAGGCGGAAGATGCGGTGATCCGCAAGCTGCACGCGCAGCTCGCGCATCTCAGTCCCAAGGTCGAAATCCGCAACCAGGCGCGGGTGCATCTTTGGTATCCCGGCAAGCACGGTCTGCCCTATCCGCCCTTGATGCGCGCAACCGACGGTATCGACCGCTTCCTCACGGAGAATACGCAATTGGGCATTCGCCCTGCCGGTGGGGATTTCGACGTCTACGCGCCGCACGGGTTCGACGACGTGGCGAAGCTGATCGTGCGACCCAATCGGGCGCCGAATTTTTCCGCGGCCAATTACGTGGCGAAGGCGGCACGCTGGAAGACGCTGTGGCCCGAGATCACGGTGATCGCGGCCGAGTGA
- the lepB gene encoding signal peptidase I, with amino-acid sequence MSVEKITVPTKRKSSGWGGQLVQLAGIVAAVFIAKGALAEPFYVPSGSMEPTLLIGDALIASKFPYGYGTSSLPIQINLPESGRVFAETPKQGDVVVFRWPGDRSQAWVKRVVGLPGDRIQLRQGQLFVNDRPAELKPDGVGAAEDDNGGSEPAYRYVETLPNGVSHLIFKMRDNGPLDNTQEVTVPAGHLFVLGDNRDNSADSRVPLRSGGVGMLPIDNLVGRADAVLGSWDLGIRGQPVWTWLSGFRMARFFTAVH; translated from the coding sequence ATGAGTGTCGAGAAGATAACTGTCCCCACCAAGCGGAAGAGCAGCGGCTGGGGCGGCCAGCTCGTGCAGCTCGCAGGCATCGTCGCGGCGGTGTTCATCGCCAAGGGTGCGCTGGCCGAGCCGTTCTACGTGCCGTCGGGGTCGATGGAGCCGACACTGTTGATCGGCGACGCCTTGATCGCCTCGAAATTTCCCTACGGCTACGGCACCTCGTCGCTGCCTATCCAGATCAACCTGCCCGAGAGCGGCCGCGTGTTCGCGGAGACGCCGAAACAGGGCGACGTCGTGGTCTTCCGCTGGCCCGGCGACCGCTCGCAGGCCTGGGTCAAGCGCGTCGTGGGCCTGCCCGGCGACCGCATCCAGCTGCGCCAGGGCCAGCTCTTCGTCAACGACCGCCCCGCCGAGCTGAAGCCGGACGGCGTTGGCGCCGCCGAGGACGACAATGGCGGCAGCGAACCCGCCTATCGCTATGTCGAGACACTGCCGAACGGCGTCTCGCATCTGATCTTCAAGATGCGCGACAACGGTCCGCTCGACAATACGCAGGAAGTGACGGTGCCGGCCGGCCATCTCTTCGTGCTCGGCGACAACCGCGACAACTCCGCCGACAGCCGCGTGCCCTTGCGCTCCGGCGGCGTCGGCATGCTGCCTATCGACAATCTGGTCGGCCGCGCGGATGCCGTGCTCGGATCCTGGGATCTCGGCATCCGGGGCCAGCCGGTGTGGACCTGGCTGTCCGGATTTCGCATGGCACGGTTTTTCACCGCCGTGCATTGA
- the tldD gene encoding metalloprotease TldD: MTNPATTSLLDRANLDRDQVRNELARGLAGADDGELFLEYSQTEALMFDNGRLKQATYDTSQGFGLRAVKDDAVGYAHSSDVSLPALIRAADAVAAVRGGYSGSFAAPPAHTNVRLYSDDNPLDAPGFETKVKLLAEIDAYLRDKDPRVRQVSVSLGATWQVVEILRPDGESYRDIRPLVRVNVSVVAGQGDRQESGSKGYGGRAGYAEFIESKNWRDAADGALREALVNLESVPAPAGEMDVVLGAGWPGVMLHEAVGHGLEGDFNRKKTSAFAGLMGQQVAAKGVTVVDDGTIASRRGSLSIDDEGTPTNRTVLIEDGVLVGYMQDRQNARLMNMKPTGNGRRQGYAHVPMPRMTNTYMLAGDRDPAEILASVKNGVFAANFGGGQVDITSGKYVFQCTEAYKIENGKIGAPLKGAMLIGNGPTDLHRIRMIGNDLALDTGIGTCGKNGQGVPVGVGQPSLLMERITVGGTGG, encoded by the coding sequence ATGACCAACCCTGCCACAACCTCCCTGCTCGACCGCGCCAATCTCGACCGCGACCAGGTTCGCAACGAGCTCGCGCGCGGGCTTGCCGGTGCCGACGACGGCGAATTGTTCCTCGAATACAGCCAGACCGAAGCGCTGATGTTCGACAATGGACGGCTGAAGCAGGCGACCTACGACACCTCGCAGGGTTTTGGCCTGCGCGCCGTCAAGGACGACGCCGTCGGCTATGCGCATTCCTCCGACGTGTCGCTGCCGGCGCTGATTCGCGCTGCGGACGCGGTCGCGGCGGTGCGCGGTGGTTATTCCGGCAGCTTCGCCGCGCCTCCAGCGCATACCAACGTGCGGCTTTATAGTGACGACAATCCGCTCGATGCCCCCGGCTTCGAGACCAAGGTCAAGCTGCTCGCCGAGATCGACGCCTATCTGCGCGACAAGGATCCGCGGGTGCGGCAGGTCAGCGTCAGCCTTGGCGCGACCTGGCAGGTGGTCGAGATCCTGCGGCCCGACGGCGAGAGCTATCGCGACATCCGCCCGCTCGTGCGGGTCAACGTCTCCGTCGTCGCGGGTCAGGGCGACCGCCAGGAGAGCGGCAGCAAGGGCTATGGCGGCCGCGCCGGCTACGCCGAATTCATCGAAAGCAAGAATTGGCGCGACGCCGCCGATGGCGCGCTGCGCGAGGCCCTGGTCAATCTGGAATCGGTTCCCGCCCCCGCCGGCGAGATGGACGTCGTGCTCGGGGCCGGCTGGCCCGGCGTAATGCTGCATGAGGCGGTCGGCCATGGCCTCGAAGGTGACTTCAACCGCAAGAAGACGTCTGCGTTTGCCGGCCTGATGGGTCAGCAGGTCGCGGCCAAGGGCGTCACCGTGGTCGACGACGGCACCATTGCCTCGCGCCGCGGCTCGCTGTCGATCGACGACGAGGGCACGCCGACCAACCGCACCGTGCTGATCGAGGACGGCGTCCTGGTCGGCTACATGCAGGACCGTCAGAACGCGCGCCTGATGAACATGAAACCGACCGGCAACGGCCGCCGCCAGGGCTATGCCCATGTGCCGATGCCGCGCATGACCAACACCTACATGCTCGCGGGCGACCGTGATCCGGCCGAGATCCTCGCCTCGGTGAAGAACGGCGTCTTCGCCGCGAATTTCGGCGGCGGCCAGGTCGACATCACCTCGGGCAAATACGTGTTTCAGTGCACCGAGGCCTACAAGATCGAGAACGGCAAGATCGGTGCGCCCCTGAAGGGCGCCATGCTGATCGGCAACGGGCCGACCGACCTGCATCGCATCCGCATGATCGGCAACGACCTCGCGCTCGATACCGGCATCGGCACCTGCGGCAAGAACGGTCAGGGCGTGCCGGTCGGCGTCGGCCAGCCGTCGCTGTTGATGGAACGCATTACGGTGGGTGGAACAGGCGGATGA
- a CDS encoding invasion associated locus B family protein — protein sequence MGFSRSMARRAKSRAGSLTMLIALLAAVVVLALPGLAHAQGAVRSVHGDWQIRCDTPPGAQSEQCALIQSVVAEDRSNAGLTVIVLKTADQKSRLMRVVAPLGVLLPSGLGLKLDNQDVGRAGFVRCLPNGCVAEVVMDDKLLGQLRTAKTATFIIFETPEEGIGFPLSLNGLGEGYDKLP from the coding sequence ATGGGGTTTTCGAGATCCATGGCAAGGCGAGCTAAAAGCCGGGCTGGCAGCCTCACGATGCTGATTGCCCTGCTGGCGGCGGTCGTCGTCCTGGCGCTTCCGGGCCTCGCCCATGCGCAGGGCGCGGTGCGCTCCGTCCATGGCGACTGGCAGATCCGCTGCGACACCCCGCCGGGCGCCCAGTCCGAGCAATGCGCCCTGATCCAGAGCGTGGTGGCCGAAGACCGCTCCAACGCCGGCCTGACCGTGATCGTTCTCAAGACCGCCGACCAGAAGAGCCGCCTGATGCGGGTGGTCGCCCCCCTCGGCGTTCTCCTGCCCTCCGGCCTCGGCCTCAAGCTCGACAACCAGGATGTCGGCCGTGCCGGCTTTGTCCGCTGCCTGCCCAATGGCTGCGTCGCCGAGGTCGTCATGGACGACAAGCTGCTCGGCCAGCTCCGCACCGCCAAGACCGCGACCTTCATCATCTTCGAGACCCCGGAAGAAGGCATCGGCTTCCCGCTCAGCCTGAACGGGCTCGGCGAGGGATATGATAAGCTGCCGTAG
- the coxB gene encoding cytochrome c oxidase subunit II → MKMSMGPVGRHLLGLAVAGLTLATGGAAFAELGQPAAWEWTLQQSASPVMDNIVWFHNFLFVLITLITLFVLALLVIVVVKFNARANPVPSRTTHNTLIEVAWTLVPVLILVGISVPSFRLLFLELDVPKADLTIKATGKQWYWSYAYPDNGKFEFDSLMAQDKQPRLLGVDNEMVVPVNKVVRVQVTGADVIHAFALPAFGVKIDAIPGRLNETWFKATKTGMFYGQCSELCGKDHAFMPIAIRVVSDQEFASWVETAKKKYASGGTSTYASTAGPTQ, encoded by the coding sequence ATGAAGATGTCGATGGGCCCGGTGGGCCGGCACTTGCTGGGATTGGCCGTGGCGGGTCTGACGCTGGCGACGGGCGGCGCGGCATTTGCCGAGCTCGGGCAACCGGCTGCGTGGGAGTGGACTCTTCAGCAGTCCGCGTCCCCGGTGATGGACAACATCGTCTGGTTCCACAATTTCCTATTCGTGCTGATCACGCTGATCACGCTGTTCGTTCTGGCGCTGCTCGTGATCGTGGTCGTGAAGTTCAACGCGAGAGCCAATCCTGTGCCGTCGCGGACCACGCACAACACGCTGATCGAGGTGGCGTGGACGCTCGTTCCGGTGCTGATTCTGGTCGGTATCTCGGTGCCGTCGTTCCGCCTCCTGTTCCTCGAGCTCGACGTGCCGAAAGCGGATCTGACCATCAAGGCGACCGGCAAGCAGTGGTACTGGTCCTACGCCTATCCGGATAACGGCAAGTTCGAGTTCGACTCGCTGATGGCCCAGGACAAGCAGCCCCGTCTGCTCGGCGTCGACAACGAGATGGTGGTGCCCGTCAACAAGGTGGTCCGGGTTCAGGTCACCGGCGCCGACGTGATTCATGCCTTTGCGCTGCCGGCCTTTGGCGTCAAGATCGACGCCATTCCGGGCCGGCTCAACGAGACCTGGTTCAAGGCCACCAAGACCGGCATGTTCTACGGCCAGTGCTCGGAATTGTGCGGCAAGGACCACGCCTTCATGCCGATCGCTATCCGCGTGGTGAGCGACCAGGAGTTCGCCTCCTGGGTCGAGACCGCGAAGAAGAAATACGCGAGCGGCGGCACCAGCACCTACGCCTCCACGGCCGGCCCGACGCAGTAA